A window from Telopea speciosissima isolate NSW1024214 ecotype Mountain lineage chromosome 8, Tspe_v1, whole genome shotgun sequence encodes these proteins:
- the LOC122671496 gene encoding uncharacterized protein LOC122671496 isoform X3, protein MFNTFMQRLWYFWWQVKLVKCLVQNIVVDISFNQVGGLCTLCFLEKIDSLIGKDHLFKRSIILIKAWCYYESRILGAHHGLISTYALETLVLYVFHLFHSSLNGPLAVLFRFLDYFSKFDWDNYCISLNGPVCISALPEIVAETPGNGGSDLLLSKEFLKRCVDMFSAPSRGFETTPRAFPQKHLNIIDPLKENNNLGRSVSKGNFYRIRSAFTYGARKLGRILLLPGESIEGELNKFFMNTLDRHGSGQRPDVQDSVPTFHANGPGLTCSKSAVEKGREDRIISDSPYVSSIRSVGESRIDHLGSVCEGFTNMKISETETYPGMRFAIEPQGYSTKVAPPPMVLDSDGSASGNSGYHLAGDAKDLATSRIQGFRNTSETTKSTSPSTEAGTAPFGKAHHAPHLYFSHPSPKCGKSGNGNSERTKPFNSSISEVSSCQPCCPDEENGITIRPDLEGTDPITSSSSYMFSNYEDATCVSSANGVLFVNSGAYPMEDLSHGFGGMDTAGTAVSPEVQGILADLSGDIESHLRSLQYGRYCQEYAFCGPVMPFPPQSSSQFQNKHAWEPFHQSVPFKHNMFPHPNANGNVSGPTFYPGKPSMVSSGAFGAEEMPKPRGTGTYFPITNHRSYRDRPTMPTMPSMPMGRGKYPAPVSHGQMQRSFRYNDRAVTLPDTNWIEKGSQEQLPVQFPVFPGRGKPGSLGFIQSGRPTMKGFSSANGFSLPSEKLEFGSFGHLPLGARSPDASRQPDPGSPNSQVSMSSFRSPTMQRLRPSSSMNQERVAVQSYHLKDNDDFPPLTI, encoded by the exons ATCGATAGTCTTATTGGCAAAGACCATCTCTTTAAACGGAGTATTATACTGATTAAAGCTTGGTGTTATTATGAGAGCCGCATTCTTGGTGCTCATCATGGTCTAATTTCTACATATGCTCTTGAAACATTGGTCTTATATGTCTTCCATCTATTTCATTCGTCTTTAAATGGCCCCCTAGCG GTTTTATTTAGATTTTTGGACTACTTCAGCAAATTTGATTGGGATAACTACTGTATCAGTTTAAATGGTCCGGTCTGCATATCCGCTCTGCCTGAAATAGTGG CTGAGACACCTGGTAATGGTGGGTCTGACTTGTTGCTTAGTAAAGAATTTTTAAAGAGATGTGTGGATATGTTCTCTGCTCCATCAAGAGGGTTTGAGACCACCCCACGGGCATTTCCCCAGAAGCATCTTAACATCATTGATCCattgaaagaaaataacaacCTTGGACGTAGTGTCAGCAAAG GCAATTTCTATCGTATACGTAGTGCGTTCACATATGGGGCCCGGAAGCTTGGTCGGATCCTTCTGTTACCAGGAGAAAGTATAGAGGGTGAACTCAACAAGTTTTTCATGAACACCTTGGATAGGCATGGAAGTGGACAGAGACCAGATGTGCAGGATTCTGTCCCAACTTTCCATGCTAATGGGCCTGGTCTTACATGCTCGAAGTCAGCTGTAGAGAAAGGCAGAGAAGATAGGATAATTTCAGATTCACCATATGTTAGTTCCATCAGGTCAGTCGGAGAATCTAGGATTGATCATCTGGGATCTGTTTGTGAGGGATTCACTAACATGAAGATATCAGAGACGGAAACATATCCTGGAATGCGATTTGCAATTGAACCACAAGGATACTCGACCAAAGTGGCTCCCCCTCCAATGGTATTGGACTCAGATGGTTCTGCATCTGGAAATTCAGGATATCATCTTGCTGGGGATGCAAAAGATCTTGCTACATCTAGAATTCAAGGTTTCAGAAACACAAGTGAGACCACTAAATCTACGTCTCCAAGTACCGAGGCTGGCACTGCACCATTTGGAAAAGCACATCATGCACCTCATCTCTATTTCTCCCACCCATCTCCAAAATGTGGGAAGTCTGGAAATGGAAACTCCGAACGAACAAAGCCATTTAATTCTTCTATATCTGAGGTGTCTTCTTGTCAACCTTGTTGTCCTGATGAGGAGAATGGCATAACTATACGACCAGATTTGGAGGGGACTGACCCGATCACCAGTAGTTCAAGCTACATGTTTAGTAATTATGAGGATGCAACTTGTGTTAGCTCAGCAAATGGTGTTCTATTTGTGAATTCAGGTGCTTATCCCATGGAAGATTTGTCTCATGGATTTGGGGGTATGGACACAGCTGGAACTGCTGTAAGCCCTGAAGTTCAGGGCATCTTGGCAGACCTTAGTGGTGACATCGAGAGTCACCTCAGAAGTCTTCAATATGGTCGGTATTGCCAGGAGTATGCCTTCTGTGGTCCTGTTATGCCATTTCCTCCACAATCATCTTCTCAGTTCCAGAATAAGCATGCATGGGAACCCTTTCATCAGTCTGTACCATTTAAACATAACATGTTTCCTCATCCTAATGCCAATGGCAATGTCTCAGGACCAACATTCTACCCTGGGAAACCTTCCATGGTGTCCAGTGGTGCTTTTGGTGCAGAAGAAATGCCTAAGCCACGGGGAACTGGCACATATTTCCCCATCACG AACCATCGTTCGTACAGGGACAGGCCCACCATGCCAACCATGCCCTCCATGCCCATGGGGAGGGGAAAGTACCCAGCTCCAGTGTCCCATGGTCAGATGCAGAGATCATTTCGTTACAATGACCGGGCTGTAACACTGCCAGACACAAACTGGATTGAAAAAGGCAGTCAAGAGCAGTTGCCAGTACAATTCCCGGTTTTTCCTGGCCGTGGGAAGCCTGGATCACTGGGATTCATCCAGTCAGGTCGCCCTACCATGAAAGGGTTTTCCTCTGCCAATGGGTTCTCACTGCCTTCTGAGAAACTTGAATTTGGGTCTTTTGGGCATCTACCATTGGGTGCACGCTCGCCAGATGCGAGCAGACAGCCAGACCCTGGCTCTCCAAATTCCCAGGTCTCAATGTCGAGCTTCCGATCACCAACAATGCAGAGATTGAGACCGTCATCGAGTATGAATCAGGAAAG GGTTGCAGTACAATCATACCATCTGAAAGACAATGATGATTTCCCCCCTTTGACCATTTGA